One Kitasatospora sp. NBC_01266 genomic window carries:
- the rplT gene encoding 50S ribosomal protein L20, producing the protein MARVKRAVNAHKKRRVILERASGYRGQRSRLYRKAKEQVTHSLVYNYNDRKKRKGDFRQLWIQRINAAARANGMTYNRFVQGLKAASIEIDRKMLAELAVNDANAFAALVEAAQKALPTDVNAPKAAADAA; encoded by the coding sequence GTGGCACGCGTCAAGCGGGCAGTGAACGCCCACAAGAAGCGCCGGGTCATCCTCGAGCGGGCCAGCGGTTACCGCGGCCAGCGGTCGCGCCTGTACCGCAAGGCCAAGGAGCAGGTCACCCACTCGCTCGTTTACAACTACAACGACCGCAAGAAGCGCAAGGGCGACTTCCGTCAGCTCTGGATCCAGCGCATCAACGCTGCGGCCCGCGCCAACGGCATGACCTACAACCGCTTCGTGCAGGGCCTCAAGGCCGCCAGCATCGAGATCGACCGCAAGATGCTGGCCGAGCTGGCCGTCAACGACGCCAACGCGTTCGCCGCGCTGGTCGAGGCCGCCCAGAAGGCGCTGCCGACCGACGTCAACGCGCCGAAGGCCGCCGCTGACGCCGCCTGA
- a CDS encoding sensor histidine kinase yields MVGSEGRPNAGPGAAAVALDDLPDGLVIADRDGLVVGFNRAAARLTGISAAAALGRPLAEALPLEDLDGRRWWPLTDPYGGLAIRTRQPERNLLLPGGSRELLVSASYLRERPRGPLRQVVVALRGTEARRRTERSHAELIATVAHELRSPLTSVKGFTATLLNKWERFTDGQKRVMLETVNADADRVTRLIAELLDISRIDAGRLEVRKQVVDLAAAVRRHVEGKVAAGIPADRFDIRLDTDLPQQWADPDKVDQVLANLLENAVRHGEGTVTIEVASAKEIVEPASWEHPGTPPRIVEGTAVTVSDEGSGIPEEAMPRVFTRFWRGSKRGGTGLGLYIVKGIVEAHGGTIRIDRAPGGGARFRFILPAGVPDFMV; encoded by the coding sequence ATGGTGGGCAGCGAGGGGCGGCCGAACGCCGGGCCGGGCGCCGCGGCCGTGGCGCTCGACGACCTGCCGGACGGCCTGGTGATCGCCGACCGGGACGGCCTGGTGGTCGGGTTCAATCGGGCCGCCGCCCGGCTCACCGGGATCAGCGCCGCCGCCGCGCTCGGCCGCCCGCTGGCCGAGGCGCTGCCGCTGGAGGATCTGGACGGCCGGCGCTGGTGGCCGCTCACCGACCCCTACGGCGGCCTGGCGATCCGCACCCGCCAGCCCGAGCGCAACCTGCTGCTGCCCGGCGGCAGCCGCGAACTGCTGGTCTCCGCCTCCTACCTGCGCGAGCGCCCGCGCGGCCCGCTGCGCCAGGTGGTGGTGGCGCTGCGCGGCACCGAGGCCCGGCGCCGCACCGAGCGGTCGCACGCCGAGCTGATCGCCACCGTCGCGCACGAGCTGCGCTCGCCGCTGACCAGCGTCAAGGGCTTCACCGCCACCTTGCTGAACAAGTGGGAGCGGTTCACCGACGGTCAGAAGCGGGTGATGCTGGAGACGGTGAACGCCGACGCCGACCGGGTCACCAGGCTGATCGCCGAGCTGCTGGACATCTCCCGGATCGACGCCGGGCGCCTGGAGGTGCGCAAGCAGGTGGTCGACCTGGCCGCCGCGGTGCGCCGGCACGTGGAGGGCAAGGTGGCCGCGGGCATCCCCGCCGACCGCTTCGACATCCGGCTGGACACCGACCTGCCGCAGCAGTGGGCCGACCCCGACAAGGTCGACCAGGTGCTCGCCAACCTGCTGGAAAACGCGGTGCGCCACGGCGAGGGAACTGTCACCATCGAGGTGGCGTCGGCCAAGGAGATCGTCGAGCCGGCCAGTTGGGAACACCCGGGCACCCCGCCCAGGATCGTGGAAGGAACGGCGGTCACCGTGAGCGACGAGGGCAGCGGCATCCCCGAGGAGGCCATGCCGCGCGTCTTCACCCGCTTCTGGCGCGGCAGCAAGCGCGGCGGTACCGGCCTGGGCCTCTACATCGTCAAGGGCATCGTCGAGGCGCACGGCGGGACGATCCGGATCGACCGGGCACCCGGTGGCGGCGCCCGGTTCCGATTTATCCTGCCCGCCGGGGTGCCCGACTTCATGGTCTGA
- a CDS encoding TrmH family RNA methyltransferase encodes MASTDIPQLSSLRSPRVIAARKLARRAQRGKDRRFLAEGPQAVREAVAFGLLPGGEHAVVEIYLTAEAAERHAEIVADARAAGLPVLTATDEVIADICDTVTPQGIVALCRFLDTPFAEVLRARPKLVAVLANVRDPGNAGTVLRTADAAGADAVVLTDASVDLYNPKAVRASVGSLFHLPVAVGVPIEQAVAELTAAGVRVLAADGAGERDLDHELDQGTLGAPTAWIFGNEAWGLPEQTRALADEVVRVPIHGHAESLNLATAAAVCLYASARAQRSPAGCREPGTER; translated from the coding sequence ATGGCCAGCACCGACATCCCCCAGCTCAGCTCGCTCCGCTCGCCGCGGGTGATCGCCGCCCGCAAGCTGGCCCGGCGGGCCCAGCGCGGCAAGGACCGCCGCTTCCTGGCCGAGGGTCCGCAGGCGGTCCGCGAGGCGGTGGCCTTCGGGCTGCTGCCCGGGGGAGAGCACGCGGTGGTGGAGATCTACCTGACCGCGGAGGCCGCCGAGCGGCATGCCGAGATCGTCGCCGACGCGCGGGCCGCGGGCCTGCCGGTGCTGACCGCCACCGACGAGGTGATCGCCGACATCTGCGACACCGTCACCCCGCAGGGCATCGTGGCGCTCTGCCGGTTCCTGGACACCCCCTTCGCCGAGGTGCTGCGGGCCCGCCCCAAGCTGGTCGCGGTGCTGGCCAACGTCCGCGACCCCGGCAACGCCGGCACCGTGCTGCGCACCGCCGACGCGGCCGGCGCGGACGCGGTGGTGCTCACCGACGCCTCGGTGGACCTCTACAACCCCAAGGCGGTGCGGGCCTCGGTGGGCAGCCTGTTCCACCTGCCGGTGGCCGTCGGGGTGCCGATCGAGCAGGCGGTGGCCGAGCTGACGGCCGCCGGGGTGCGGGTGCTGGCGGCCGACGGCGCGGGGGAGCGCGACCTGGACCACGAGCTGGACCAGGGCACGCTGGGCGCCCCCACCGCGTGGATCTTCGGCAACGAGGCCTGGGGGCTGCCGGAGCAGACCCGCGCACTGGCCGACGAGGTGGTGCGCGTGCCCATTCACGGGCACGCCGAGAGCCTGAACCTCGCCACCGCCGCCGCTGTCTGCCTCTACGCGTCCGCGCGCGCACAGCGTTCGCCCGCAGGCTGTCGCGAGCCGGGTACGGAGCGCTAG
- the pheS gene encoding phenylalanine--tRNA ligase subunit alpha: MSAPNKSYDPVEVEALKPEEVERARDEAVAAFAAATSLEELKQAKVAHTGDRSALSLANREIGALPPQAKASAGKLIGQARGAVNQALAKRQAELEAERDARVLVEEAVDVTLPYDRAPRGARHPLTTLAERIEDTFVAMGYSIASGPEVEAEWLNFDALNLGPDHPARSMQDTFFVAAADGSPDSGLVMRTQTSPVQIRSMLEKQPPLYAVSVGRVYRTDELDATHTPVFRQVEGIAVDEGITFGDLKGTIELLVSRLIGDELELRWRPSYFPFTEPSAEVDLQCFVCRGASVGNPDAPCRTCSSEGWIELGGCGVVNPRVLIASGVDPERYSGFAFGLGLERILMNRHNVADMRDMVEGDVRFTLPFGMEI, from the coding sequence ATGTCGGCACCCAATAAGTCCTACGACCCGGTTGAGGTTGAGGCGTTGAAGCCCGAAGAGGTCGAGCGTGCCAGGGACGAGGCGGTAGCCGCCTTCGCCGCCGCCACCAGCCTGGAGGAGCTCAAGCAGGCCAAGGTCGCGCACACCGGCGACCGTTCCGCGCTCTCGCTGGCCAACCGCGAGATCGGTGCGCTGCCGCCGCAGGCCAAGGCCTCGGCGGGCAAGCTGATCGGCCAGGCTCGCGGCGCGGTCAACCAGGCGCTGGCGAAGCGTCAGGCGGAGCTGGAGGCCGAGCGCGACGCCCGGGTGCTGGTCGAGGAGGCGGTGGACGTCACGCTGCCGTACGACCGCGCCCCGCGCGGCGCCCGGCACCCGCTGACCACGCTGGCCGAGCGGATCGAGGACACCTTCGTCGCGATGGGCTACTCGATCGCCTCGGGTCCCGAGGTCGAGGCGGAGTGGCTCAACTTCGACGCGCTCAACCTGGGCCCCGACCACCCGGCCCGCTCGATGCAGGACACCTTCTTCGTCGCGGCCGCCGACGGCTCGCCCGACTCGGGCCTGGTGATGCGCACCCAGACCTCGCCGGTGCAGATCCGCAGCATGCTGGAGAAGCAGCCGCCGCTGTACGCCGTCTCGGTCGGCCGGGTCTACCGCACCGACGAGCTGGACGCGACGCACACCCCGGTGTTCCGCCAGGTCGAGGGCATCGCGGTCGACGAGGGCATCACCTTCGGCGACCTCAAGGGCACCATCGAACTGCTGGTCAGCAGGCTGATCGGGGACGAGCTGGAGCTGCGCTGGCGGCCCTCGTACTTCCCGTTCACCGAGCCGAGCGCCGAGGTGGACCTGCAGTGCTTCGTCTGCCGGGGTGCCAGCGTGGGCAACCCGGACGCCCCCTGCCGGACCTGCTCCTCCGAGGGCTGGATCGAGCTGGGCGGCTGCGGCGTGGTCAACCCGCGCGTGCTGATCGCCTCCGGGGTCGACCCCGAGCGCTACAGCGGATTCGCCTTCGGCCTGGGCCTGGAGCGGATCCTGATGAATCGTCACAACGTCGCGGACATGCGCGACATGGTCGAGGGTGACGTGCGTTTCACTCTCCCGTTCGGGATGGAGATCTGA
- a CDS encoding MBL fold metallo-hydrolase, whose amino-acid sequence MDLVEIFPHLHLLRFEVGQAYLWSEADSLTLIDSGPAGSAPAIAEAVRALGRRPGDLQRIVLTHGHEDHIGGAAEAAGWGGARILAGSADAAAIRGETPLPPPVFTADWERELRASIPPLPQVPPLRVDVELGEGDTVDFGGGAQVLSVPGHTPGSIALYLPGPRVLFTGDTISNVRDRTMLGVFNADPVQAAESLHRQAELPVGTACFGHGEPIAEGAAERLRRLLPAV is encoded by the coding sequence ATGGACCTCGTGGAGATCTTCCCGCACCTTCACCTGCTGCGATTCGAGGTGGGCCAGGCCTACCTCTGGAGCGAGGCGGACTCGCTCACCCTGATCGACTCCGGGCCGGCCGGCTCGGCGCCCGCCATCGCCGAGGCGGTGCGTGCGCTGGGCCGCCGTCCCGGCGACCTCCAGCGGATCGTGCTCACCCACGGCCACGAGGACCACATCGGCGGCGCCGCCGAGGCGGCCGGCTGGGGCGGCGCGCGGATCCTGGCGGGCAGCGCCGACGCCGCCGCCATCCGCGGTGAAACGCCGCTCCCCCCACCGGTGTTCACGGCGGACTGGGAGCGCGAGCTGCGCGCCTCGATCCCGCCACTGCCGCAGGTCCCCCCGCTGCGGGTGGACGTCGAGCTGGGCGAGGGCGACACGGTCGACTTCGGCGGCGGCGCCCAGGTGCTCTCGGTACCGGGCCACACCCCGGGCAGCATCGCCCTCTACCTGCCGGGACCGCGGGTGCTCTTCACCGGCGACACCATCAGCAACGTGCGGGACCGGACCATGTTGGGCGTCTTCAACGCCGACCCGGTCCAGGCCGCCGAGTCCCTCCACCGGCAGGCCGAACTGCCCGTCGGGACCGCCTGCTTCGGCCACGGCGAGCCGATCGCCGAAGGCGCCGCCGAGCGGCTGCGCCGGCTGCTGCCCGCTGTCTGA
- a CDS encoding maleylpyruvate isomerase family mycothiol-dependent enzyme: MTTTPPFAELLTRIADRSAALRAAAAAAPELTATVPSCPAWSLRDLVVHLGHVHRFWAQTVAAGPAEKPISYDEGAAVEGDALAWSAAGTEELLAALRAADPEQGCWTWWGYSEVPQTVYSVARHQVQEAAVHAVDAQLAAGLPVELPSAVALDGIAEFMSLEFTDPWPHAPARITLAAAEGPSWQLELGEPGPDAAQVTFTAPAADLLLTLHRRRPLDGDQPLLAELIAWPVLD; encoded by the coding sequence ATGACCACGACGCCGCCGTTCGCCGAACTGCTCACCCGCATCGCCGACCGATCCGCCGCACTGCGCGCCGCCGCAGCCGCCGCGCCCGAGCTCACCGCCACCGTGCCCAGCTGTCCGGCCTGGTCGCTGCGGGACCTGGTGGTCCACCTCGGGCACGTGCACCGCTTCTGGGCACAGACGGTGGCCGCCGGACCCGCCGAGAAGCCGATCTCCTACGACGAGGGGGCGGCGGTCGAGGGCGACGCGCTCGCCTGGTCGGCCGCCGGCACCGAGGAACTGCTCGCGGCGCTGCGGGCGGCCGACCCCGAGCAGGGGTGCTGGACCTGGTGGGGCTACTCCGAAGTGCCGCAGACGGTGTACTCGGTGGCGCGCCACCAGGTGCAGGAGGCGGCCGTCCACGCGGTCGACGCCCAGCTGGCCGCCGGGCTGCCGGTGGAGCTGCCGTCGGCCGTCGCGCTCGACGGCATCGCCGAGTTCATGTCGCTGGAGTTCACCGACCCCTGGCCGCACGCCCCGGCGCGGATCACCCTGGCCGCCGCCGAGGGCCCGAGCTGGCAGCTGGAGCTGGGCGAGCCCGGTCCGGACGCCGCGCAGGTCACCTTCACCGCGCCCGCCGCCGACCTGCTGCTCACCCTGCACCGCCGCCGCCCGCTCGACGGCGACCAGCCGCTGCTCGCCGAGCTGATCGCCTGGCCGGTACTCGACTGA
- the infC gene encoding translation initiation factor IF-3, translated as MSTEPRINDRIRVPEVRLVGPSGEQVGIVPLAKALELAQEYDLDLVEVAATARPPVCKLMDYGKFKYESAMKAREARKNQAHTVIKEMKLRPKIDPHDYDTKKGHVVRFLKQGDKVKITIMFRGREQSRPELGFRLLQRLANDVQDLGFVESSAKQDGRNMIMVLGPHKKKTEAMAEARAAQDARKAERQGRNVGPADADDDADHDAALEAENAALEAEADDATDEDADDAAQDEAEAGDTAADAEQPAEIAQDA; from the coding sequence ATCAGCACCGAGCCCCGCATCAACGACCGGATTCGCGTCCCCGAGGTGCGACTCGTCGGTCCCAGCGGCGAGCAGGTCGGCATTGTGCCGCTTGCCAAGGCGCTGGAGCTTGCGCAGGAGTACGACCTCGACCTGGTCGAGGTCGCGGCGACCGCCCGGCCGCCGGTGTGCAAGCTCATGGACTACGGCAAGTTCAAGTACGAGTCGGCCATGAAGGCCCGTGAAGCGCGCAAGAACCAGGCGCACACGGTCATCAAGGAGATGAAGCTCCGGCCGAAGATCGACCCGCACGACTATGACACCAAGAAGGGTCACGTCGTTCGGTTCCTCAAGCAGGGCGACAAGGTCAAGATCACGATCATGTTCCGTGGTCGCGAGCAGTCCCGTCCCGAGCTGGGCTTCCGGCTGCTGCAGCGGCTCGCCAACGACGTCCAGGACCTGGGCTTCGTCGAGTCCTCGGCCAAGCAGGACGGCCGTAACATGATCATGGTTCTCGGCCCGCACAAGAAGAAGACCGAGGCGATGGCCGAGGCCCGTGCGGCGCAGGACGCCCGCAAGGCCGAGCGCCAGGGCCGCAACGTCGGCCCGGCCGACGCTGACGACGACGCCGACCACGACGCCGCACTTGAGGCCGAGAACGCCGCCCTCGAGGCCGAGGCGGACGACGCCACGGACGAGGACGCCGACGACGCCGCCCAGGACGAGGCGGAGGCCGGCGACACCGCCGCCGACGCCGAGCAGCCGGCCGAGATCGCTCAGGACGCCTGA
- the rpmI gene encoding 50S ribosomal protein L35, with the protein MPKQKTHSGASKRFKITGSGKVLRERAGKRHLLEHKPSTLTRRLSGTAELAPADAKKIKKLLGK; encoded by the coding sequence ATGCCGAAGCAGAAGACGCACAGTGGCGCCAGCAAGCGCTTCAAGATCACGGGCTCGGGCAAGGTGCTGCGCGAGCGCGCCGGCAAGCGCCACCTCCTGGAGCACAAGCCCTCCACGCTGACCCGCCGTCTGAGCGGCACCGCCGAGCTGGCCCCCGCTGACGCCAAGAAGATCAAGAAGCTTCTCGGCAAGTGA
- a CDS encoding DUF1844 domain-containing protein encodes MSSQPDHVDEAPAGHDELTRDIAEVPAVEVITTVAVHLMSAAAVKCGLAEGGEKDKDLDEARKLITALAGLVTAGAPEISNFHAAPLRDGLRSLQLAFREASLVPDAPGTGPGEKFTGPVYS; translated from the coding sequence TTGAGCAGCCAGCCCGACCACGTTGACGAGGCCCCCGCGGGTCACGACGAGCTGACCCGCGACATCGCCGAGGTTCCGGCCGTCGAGGTGATCACCACCGTCGCGGTGCACCTGATGAGCGCGGCGGCCGTGAAGTGCGGCCTGGCCGAGGGCGGCGAGAAGGACAAGGACCTGGACGAGGCCCGCAAGCTGATCACCGCGCTGGCCGGTCTGGTGACCGCCGGGGCGCCCGAGATCAGCAACTTCCACGCCGCCCCGCTGCGCGACGGGCTGCGCTCGCTCCAGCTGGCCTTCCGCGAGGCCTCGCTGGTGCCGGACGCCCCGGGGACCGGGCCGGGCGAGAAGTTCACCGGGCCCGTCTACTCCTGA
- a CDS encoding DUF7873 family protein: MPKLNQIIAVEKGVKSKSFQELTQAHQDVQKPALLAGISRTYQPKDEEGEQLPPESTRVQLKAEDILRATAATLTRLFDVTATKDWANRTACADVVVDGQLLLAQVPVPYLLFLEKQLTDLFTFVRKLPVLDAAESWNLDPSTDSWKTEAVRTIRTKKVPRNHVKAEATENHPAQVEVYYEDIPVGYWTTVKFSGALPARRVNELQERVEKLQQAVKFAREEANNAEVTDQRVGDAVFGYLFG; encoded by the coding sequence GTGCCGAAGCTGAATCAGATCATCGCCGTCGAAAAGGGCGTCAAGTCCAAGTCGTTCCAGGAGCTGACCCAGGCTCATCAGGACGTCCAGAAGCCCGCGTTGCTGGCCGGGATCTCCCGTACCTACCAGCCCAAGGACGAGGAGGGCGAGCAGCTGCCGCCCGAGTCGACCCGGGTGCAGCTGAAGGCCGAGGACATCCTGCGGGCGACCGCGGCGACGCTGACCCGGCTCTTCGACGTGACGGCCACCAAGGACTGGGCCAACCGCACCGCCTGCGCGGACGTGGTGGTGGACGGGCAGCTGCTGCTCGCCCAGGTCCCGGTGCCCTACCTGCTCTTCCTGGAGAAGCAGCTCACCGACCTGTTCACCTTCGTGCGCAAGCTGCCGGTGCTGGACGCCGCCGAGTCCTGGAACCTGGACCCGTCGACCGACTCCTGGAAGACCGAGGCGGTGCGCACCATCCGCACCAAGAAGGTGCCCCGCAACCACGTGAAGGCGGAGGCCACCGAGAACCACCCGGCCCAGGTCGAGGTCTACTACGAGGACATCCCGGTCGGCTACTGGACCACGGTGAAGTTCTCCGGCGCGCTGCCGGCCCGGCGGGTCAACGAGCTGCAGGAGCGGGTCGAGAAGCTCCAGCAGGCCGTCAAGTTCGCCCGCGAGGAGGCCAACAACGCCGAGGTCACCGACCAGCGGGTGGGTGATGCGGTGTTCGGCTACCTGTTCGGGTAG
- the pheT gene encoding phenylalanine--tRNA ligase subunit beta, protein MRVPLSWLREYVDLPAGATGREVAAKLIQAGLEVETVEQLGGDLKGPLVVGEVLSIEELTGFKKPIRHCFVNVGDANGTGEPQEIVCGARNFAVGDKVVVVLPGAVLPGPFPIAARQTYGHTSAGMICSARELGLGDDHDGIIVLPPEYVPGTDAIELLELVDEVLDIAVTPDRGYCLSMRGVAREAAAAYGLPLADPALLDVPPANSYGYLVKVADPAGCDRFVARTVVGIDPGAKSPIWLQRRLQKMHVRPISLTVDITNYVMLEVGQPLHAYDRNRVDGPIQVRRAEAGEVLTTLDGQKRELSAEDLLICDNSGPIGLAGVMGGASTEILDPVLDQETGAVAGTTEVIIEAAHFDPVAIARTAKRHKLPSEAAKRFERGVDPEAARAAAQRAVDLLVLIAGGTAEAGVTDIAAPHPVRTIAIAADLPDRIAGLDYGRETVARRLQEVGCTVVGADLLEVTPPTWRPDLTDPNDLAEEVIRLEGYDNVPSRLPAVPSGKGLTPVQRMHRRVGVALAGAGYVEVLNYPFLGDAAFDSLGLDADDVRRRTVKLVNPLNDEEPALRTTLLPGLLAAVRRNLGRGNTDLALFETGLVFLPEAEQPVAPRPAVDRRPSDEEIVALNAALPHQPRRVAIALTGERLPSGWWGKGAQASWADAVEAARTVARAAGVELTVRQGQYAPWHPGRCAELLVAGTDRVVGHAGELHPRVVKALHLPERTAVAEIDLDLLSADGERQAQGPTVSGYPVATQDVALIVDADVPAAEVEAALREGAGELLEAIRLFDVFTGEQVGEGKKSLAYALRFRATDRTLTADEASAARESAVAAALASTGAVLRGA, encoded by the coding sequence ATGCGCGTCCCGCTTTCCTGGCTGCGTGAGTACGTCGACCTGCCGGCCGGTGCGACCGGTCGCGAGGTGGCGGCGAAGCTGATCCAGGCCGGCCTGGAGGTCGAGACCGTCGAGCAGCTCGGCGGCGACCTCAAGGGCCCGCTGGTGGTCGGCGAGGTGCTGTCGATCGAGGAGCTGACCGGCTTCAAGAAGCCGATCCGGCACTGCTTCGTCAACGTCGGCGACGCCAACGGCACCGGCGAGCCGCAGGAGATCGTCTGCGGCGCCCGCAACTTCGCGGTGGGCGACAAGGTGGTCGTGGTGCTCCCGGGCGCCGTGCTGCCCGGCCCGTTCCCGATCGCCGCGCGGCAGACCTACGGCCACACCTCGGCCGGCATGATCTGCTCGGCCCGCGAGCTGGGCCTGGGCGACGACCACGACGGCATCATCGTGCTGCCGCCGGAGTACGTCCCAGGTACCGACGCGATCGAGCTGCTGGAGCTGGTCGACGAGGTGCTGGACATCGCGGTCACCCCCGACCGCGGCTACTGCCTGTCGATGCGCGGGGTGGCCCGCGAGGCCGCCGCCGCGTACGGCCTGCCGCTGGCCGACCCGGCGCTGCTCGACGTGCCGCCGGCCAACTCCTACGGCTACCTGGTCAAGGTCGCCGACCCGGCCGGCTGCGACCGCTTCGTGGCCCGCACCGTGGTCGGCATCGACCCGGGCGCCAAGTCGCCGATCTGGCTGCAGCGCCGGCTGCAGAAGATGCACGTCCGCCCGATCTCGCTGACCGTCGACATCACCAACTACGTGATGCTGGAGGTCGGCCAGCCGCTGCACGCCTACGACCGCAACCGGGTCGACGGCCCGATCCAGGTGCGCCGCGCCGAGGCCGGCGAGGTGCTCACCACGCTGGACGGCCAGAAGCGCGAGCTGTCCGCCGAGGACCTGCTGATCTGCGACAACAGCGGTCCGATCGGCCTGGCCGGCGTGATGGGCGGGGCCTCCACCGAGATCCTCGACCCGGTGCTGGACCAGGAGACCGGCGCCGTGGCCGGCACCACCGAGGTGATCATCGAGGCCGCGCACTTCGACCCGGTGGCCATCGCCCGCACCGCCAAGCGGCACAAGCTGCCCTCCGAGGCCGCCAAGCGCTTCGAGCGCGGGGTGGACCCGGAGGCCGCGCGGGCCGCCGCGCAGCGCGCCGTCGACCTGCTGGTGCTGATCGCCGGCGGCACCGCCGAGGCCGGGGTCACCGACATCGCGGCCCCGCACCCGGTGCGCACCATCGCCATCGCCGCCGACCTGCCGGACCGGATCGCGGGCCTGGATTACGGTCGCGAGACCGTCGCCCGCCGCCTGCAGGAGGTCGGCTGCACGGTGGTCGGCGCCGACCTGCTGGAGGTCACCCCGCCGACCTGGCGTCCCGACCTGACCGACCCCAACGACCTGGCGGAGGAGGTCATCCGGCTGGAGGGCTACGACAACGTCCCCTCCCGGCTGCCCGCCGTCCCGTCGGGCAAGGGCCTCACCCCCGTGCAGCGGATGCATCGCCGGGTGGGCGTGGCGCTGGCCGGGGCCGGCTACGTCGAGGTGCTCAACTACCCGTTCCTCGGCGACGCGGCCTTCGACAGCCTCGGCCTGGACGCGGACGACGTGCGCCGGCGCACCGTCAAGCTGGTCAACCCGCTGAACGACGAGGAGCCGGCGCTGCGCACCACGCTGCTGCCGGGTCTGCTCGCCGCGGTGCGACGCAACCTCGGGCGCGGCAACACCGACCTGGCGCTCTTCGAGACCGGCCTGGTCTTCCTGCCCGAGGCCGAGCAGCCGGTGGCCCCGCGCCCCGCGGTCGACCGCCGTCCCAGCGACGAGGAGATCGTCGCGCTCAACGCCGCGCTGCCGCACCAGCCGCGCCGGGTGGCCATCGCGCTGACCGGCGAGCGGCTGCCGTCCGGCTGGTGGGGCAAGGGCGCGCAGGCGAGCTGGGCGGACGCCGTCGAGGCGGCCCGCACGGTGGCCCGCGCGGCCGGCGTCGAACTGACCGTCCGCCAGGGCCAGTACGCGCCCTGGCACCCGGGCCGCTGCGCCGAGCTGCTGGTGGCCGGCACCGACCGCGTGGTCGGCCACGCCGGTGAGCTGCACCCGCGGGTGGTCAAGGCGCTGCACCTGCCCGAGCGCACCGCGGTGGCCGAGATCGACCTCGACCTGCTGAGCGCCGACGGCGAACGGCAGGCCCAGGGCCCGACGGTCTCCGGCTACCCGGTCGCCACCCAGGACGTGGCGCTGATCGTGGACGCCGACGTGCCGGCCGCCGAGGTGGAGGCCGCGCTGCGCGAGGGCGCCGGCGAACTGCTGGAGGCGATCCGGCTGTTCGACGTCTTCACCGGTGAGCAGGTGGGCGAGGGCAAGAAGTCACTGGCCTACGCGCTGCGGTTCCGGGCCACCGACCGCACGCTGACCGCCGACGAGGCCTCGGCCGCCCGCGAGTCGGCGGTCGCCGCCGCGCTCGCCAGCACCGGCGCGGTGCTGCGCGGGGCGTAG
- a CDS encoding GH25 family lysozyme, translating to MGIYGQDWASYQSATPDTTGLSFAFVKVSQGLTYTNPEWTTQRDHARAAGLVVGYYHYPEMANSAQQEADRFLSLAQPPNGELVCLDWEGYDSANESVDHAAQVAYKDAWLRYVKGRLPHNPVGLYCNTEYWQSIDTTGYFQDYLWIATDGLPAGQPGISANWLFHQYADSGGADQDYCHLGSTGELRSWAASFAPAPAPAPAPAGPPWPGEYLRLQSPMLHDDNVRTWQQRMNDRGWALTVDGWYGQQSDSICRQFQQEKGLTVDGIVGPASWAAAWADPVT from the coding sequence ATGGGCATCTACGGGCAGGACTGGGCCAGCTACCAGTCGGCGACGCCGGACACGACCGGCCTGAGCTTCGCGTTCGTCAAGGTCAGCCAGGGCCTGACCTACACCAACCCGGAGTGGACCACCCAGCGCGACCACGCGCGGGCCGCGGGCCTGGTGGTCGGCTACTACCACTACCCGGAGATGGCCAACTCCGCGCAGCAGGAGGCGGACCGTTTCCTCTCGCTGGCCCAACCGCCGAACGGCGAGCTGGTCTGCCTGGACTGGGAGGGCTACGACTCGGCGAACGAGTCGGTGGACCACGCCGCCCAGGTCGCCTACAAGGACGCCTGGCTGCGCTACGTCAAGGGCCGGCTGCCGCACAACCCGGTCGGCCTGTACTGCAACACCGAGTACTGGCAGAGCATCGACACCACCGGGTACTTCCAGGACTACCTGTGGATCGCCACCGACGGCCTGCCGGCCGGGCAGCCGGGGATCTCGGCCAACTGGCTCTTCCACCAGTACGCCGACTCCGGCGGCGCGGACCAGGACTACTGCCACCTCGGCAGCACCGGTGAACTCCGCTCCTGGGCCGCCTCCTTCGCGCCCGCCCCGGCCCCCGCCCCGGCTCCGGCCGGGCCGCCGTGGCCGGGCGAGTACCTGAGACTACAGAGCCCGATGCTGCACGACGACAACGTGCGCACCTGGCAGCAGCGGATGAACGACCGCGGCTGGGCGCTCACCGTGGACGGCTGGTACGGCCAGCAGTCGGACAGCATCTGCCGCCAGTTCCAGCAGGAGAAGGGGCTCACGGTGGACGGCATCGTCGGTCCGGCCAGCTGGGCGGCTGCCTGGGCCGACCCGGTCACCTGA